A genome region from Microbacterium sp. CGR2 includes the following:
- a CDS encoding SGNH/GDSL hydrolase family protein — protein sequence MHASSTRRRLRTTGIAFALLFAVIAGVLGVWRPWTPSPTAAPVGAAAGEGSAPAMIAPLPLSLPEHPSVLVFGDSWTYGSAANVPTLGYAYVLADLLAGETVVDGVRGSGYLKPGLDGPTFGERIALLDPALSPNLIIIQGSINDRAQGVAGYREAVTAAWDALAAAYPEAQIVVLGPAPHELPVGAETSRIDADLSELAGARGWWYISPIGQKWITEQNYLDVIDVGIGRKHPSTDGHRYLAERLSGALDELRGAPVTEARESETTPDE from the coding sequence ATGCACGCCTCTTCGACGCGACGCCGATTGCGCACGACAGGAATCGCTTTCGCCCTGCTCTTCGCAGTCATCGCCGGCGTCCTCGGTGTGTGGCGTCCGTGGACTCCTTCGCCCACCGCCGCTCCGGTCGGGGCCGCTGCGGGCGAAGGCAGCGCACCCGCGATGATCGCTCCGCTCCCCCTCTCGCTGCCGGAGCACCCCTCCGTCCTGGTCTTCGGCGACTCCTGGACGTACGGGTCGGCCGCGAACGTCCCGACGCTCGGCTACGCGTACGTCCTGGCGGATCTGCTCGCCGGTGAGACGGTCGTCGACGGCGTTCGTGGGAGCGGATACCTGAAGCCGGGACTGGACGGGCCGACCTTCGGCGAGCGCATCGCCCTTCTCGACCCCGCCCTCTCTCCGAACCTGATCATCATCCAGGGTTCCATCAACGACCGCGCCCAGGGCGTCGCGGGCTACCGCGAGGCCGTGACCGCCGCATGGGATGCTCTCGCCGCCGCCTATCCGGAGGCGCAGATCGTCGTTCTCGGTCCTGCCCCGCATGAGCTTCCCGTCGGCGCCGAGACGTCGCGGATCGACGCGGACCTGTCCGAGCTGGCCGGTGCGCGAGGCTGGTGGTACATCTCACCGATCGGACAGAAGTGGATCACCGAGCAGAACTACCTCGATGTCATCGACGTGGGCATCGGTCGCAAGCATCCGTCCACCGACGGCCACCGCTACCTGGCCGAAAGGCTCTCCGGCGCCTTGGACGAGTTGCGCGGCGCACCGGTCACAGAAGCACGTGAGTCGGAGACCACCCCCGACGAGTGA
- a CDS encoding alpha-L-rhamnosidase C-terminal domain-containing protein codes for MRVLLGPQNLLDEHARRDPAHLQSPYGRIEGEWRRVADGIRYTLSVPTGVRGVVRLPGLGDLEIRSGGSFDLTVTEERAAAA; via the coding sequence GTGCGTGTGCTGCTCGGGCCGCAGAATCTCCTCGACGAGCACGCGCGCCGCGATCCCGCCCATCTCCAGTCTCCCTACGGCCGCATCGAGGGCGAGTGGCGGCGCGTGGCCGACGGCATCCGGTACACCCTCTCGGTCCCCACCGGAGTCCGGGGCGTCGTTCGGCTCCCGGGGCTCGGAGACCTGGAGATCCGATCAGGGGGCTCCTTCGATCTGACCGTGACGGAAGAGCGCGCAGCCGCTGCCTGA
- a CDS encoding NAD(P)-dependent alcohol dehydrogenase, whose protein sequence is MKAVQYREIGKGPEVVEIPTPEPGPGQVRLKVTAAGLCHSDWFVMDLPEDQYTYGLPLTLGHEGAGVVDKLGEGVEGIELGAAYAIYGPWGCGRCHACAQGAENYCPYAAEMGITPPGLGAPGAMAEYVIVDDPRHLAPLGDLDPVETVSLTDAGLTPYHAIVSAKEKLYPGATAVVIGVGGLGHVGVQIIRAISQATVIAVDISEDKLELAKEVGAHHTVVSGPDAAAQIRELTGGLGAAAVFDFAGVQPTVDLAREVAGIDSFIHIVGIGGGILPAGFFSTAMGAAVRAPYWGTRGELIEVLDLARTGAVSVHVERYDIDQAVEAYSRLHHGEVLGRAVVVP, encoded by the coding sequence ATGAAGGCAGTGCAGTACCGCGAAATCGGCAAAGGCCCTGAGGTCGTCGAGATCCCCACCCCGGAACCCGGGCCGGGTCAGGTCAGACTGAAAGTCACTGCAGCGGGCCTGTGTCATTCGGACTGGTTCGTGATGGATCTTCCGGAGGACCAGTACACCTACGGTCTCCCGCTCACTCTCGGGCACGAGGGTGCCGGGGTCGTGGACAAGCTCGGCGAAGGTGTCGAGGGGATCGAACTCGGCGCCGCCTACGCGATCTACGGGCCGTGGGGGTGCGGCCGTTGTCACGCCTGCGCCCAGGGAGCCGAGAACTACTGCCCATACGCCGCCGAGATGGGCATCACACCTCCCGGCCTCGGCGCCCCCGGGGCCATGGCCGAATACGTGATCGTCGACGATCCCCGCCACCTGGCGCCGTTGGGCGACCTCGATCCTGTCGAGACCGTCTCTCTCACCGACGCGGGGCTCACCCCGTACCACGCGATCGTCTCCGCGAAGGAGAAGCTCTACCCCGGAGCGACAGCGGTCGTGATCGGCGTCGGTGGCCTCGGGCACGTCGGCGTGCAGATCATCCGCGCGATCTCGCAGGCCACGGTGATCGCCGTCGACATCAGCGAGGACAAACTGGAACTGGCGAAGGAGGTCGGCGCGCATCACACCGTCGTGTCCGGCCCGGATGCCGCCGCACAGATCCGCGAACTGACCGGCGGGCTCGGAGCCGCGGCCGTGTTCGACTTCGCGGGTGTGCAGCCGACGGTCGATCTGGCGCGTGAGGTCGCAGGGATCGACAGCTTCATCCACATCGTCGGCATCGGCGGCGGCATCCTGCCTGCGGGGTTCTTCTCCACCGCGATGGGTGCTGCCGTCCGCGCTCCGTACTGGGGTACTCGCGGTGAACTCATCGAGGTGCTCGACCTCGCACGGACCGGCGCTGTCAGCGTGCACGTCGAGCGCTACGACATCGATCAGGCCGTCGAGGCCTACAGCCGACTGCACCACGGGGAGGTGCTCGGGCGCGCCGTCGTCGTGCCCTGA
- a CDS encoding acyltransferase: protein MSGAPGSRLSNLDYLRGLAALGILAYHYTSWTTGPQDAQTPLGRIGIYGVAIFYVLSGLTMYHVYATRIRTLRQIRTFFVRRAFRIFPLLWLVSMATIVLAREWPEPMTVILNFTGLFGFVDWDGYIALGAWSIGNELFFYALFPLLALTLRRRWAFWGAVILFFMIGAFFAFSVLDAQTPLSEQWSAYVNPLNQSFLFVAGVGVGKLLRDVSVPRWALIAVAAVSILIFVAWPSGEGQISLVTGVNRFVFSAACVALCAVAYKLAVDAPGWIDRPLGTLGEASYSVYLLHPIMFTLFSIVLRDRASEIIVALVALVATLLGSVLCYRLYERPLTDIGRRLTPTRS, encoded by the coding sequence ATGTCCGGTGCACCAGGTTCTCGTCTGAGCAATCTGGACTACCTTCGCGGACTCGCCGCGCTCGGGATCCTCGCGTATCACTACACCTCCTGGACGACCGGTCCACAGGACGCGCAGACACCCCTGGGCCGTATCGGCATCTATGGTGTGGCGATCTTCTACGTGCTCAGCGGTCTCACGATGTATCACGTGTACGCGACGAGGATCCGTACGCTCCGGCAGATCCGCACGTTCTTCGTCCGCCGCGCATTCCGCATCTTCCCCTTGCTCTGGCTCGTCTCGATGGCGACGATCGTGCTCGCGCGGGAATGGCCGGAACCGATGACCGTGATCCTGAACTTCACGGGCTTGTTCGGGTTCGTCGATTGGGATGGCTACATCGCCCTTGGAGCGTGGTCCATCGGCAACGAGCTGTTCTTCTACGCGCTCTTTCCCCTGCTCGCTCTCACTCTTCGCCGACGATGGGCTTTCTGGGGCGCGGTCATCCTGTTCTTCATGATCGGCGCGTTCTTCGCCTTCAGCGTGCTGGACGCGCAAACGCCCTTGAGTGAGCAGTGGTCCGCCTACGTGAACCCGCTGAACCAGTCCTTCCTGTTCGTCGCAGGCGTCGGTGTCGGAAAGCTGCTGAGAGATGTGTCCGTACCCCGTTGGGCGCTGATCGCCGTTGCGGCCGTCTCGATTCTCATCTTCGTCGCGTGGCCCTCCGGAGAGGGCCAGATCAGCCTGGTCACCGGCGTGAATCGATTCGTGTTCTCCGCAGCATGCGTCGCGCTGTGTGCGGTCGCCTACAAGCTCGCGGTCGATGCACCCGGCTGGATCGACCGCCCGCTCGGCACTCTCGGCGAGGCGAGCTATTCGGTGTACCTGCTCCACCCGATCATGTTCACCCTGTTCTCGATCGTTCTGCGGGATCGAGCATCCGAGATCATCGTCGCTCTCGTCGCTCTCGTCGCGACACTGCTCGGAAGCGTGCTCTGTTACCGCCTCTATGAGCGCCCCCTCACCGATATCGGGCGCCGCCTCACCCCCACGCGATCGTGA
- a CDS encoding SGNH/GDSL hydrolase family protein, which yields MRRLRSLASVLALAVGLTACSAAPAPDTAPTPGSGPLVAFYGDSYTLGTGASDASKRWSTIISASRGWREFNPSVNGLGFVNQRTNFGDDDLPALIIEAEPDIVFVTMGLNDNFSFDRRAELIRATITEDLTRLRDALPSSRLIVVEPFWYAEQRPESVETIIAWVEDAAAAVDADWIPGASRWLDGHYAGSADSWMASDELHPSDIGYRHIAEQMDAALAQLDPPL from the coding sequence ATGCGCCGACTTCGATCACTCGCTTCCGTGCTCGCCCTCGCTGTGGGCCTGACGGCATGCAGCGCGGCGCCCGCGCCCGACACTGCTCCCACGCCCGGCAGCGGACCGCTCGTTGCCTTCTACGGAGATTCGTACACGCTCGGCACCGGTGCGAGCGACGCGTCGAAACGCTGGTCGACGATCATCAGCGCCTCCCGCGGCTGGCGCGAGTTCAACCCGAGCGTCAACGGACTCGGGTTCGTCAACCAACGGACGAACTTCGGCGACGACGATCTGCCCGCGCTCATCATCGAGGCGGAGCCCGACATCGTCTTCGTCACGATGGGGCTGAATGACAACTTCAGCTTCGACCGCCGCGCCGAGCTCATCCGCGCGACGATCACAGAGGACCTCACGCGGCTGCGCGACGCGCTGCCGTCGTCTCGCCTCATCGTCGTCGAGCCGTTCTGGTACGCCGAGCAACGGCCCGAATCCGTGGAGACGATCATCGCCTGGGTCGAGGATGCCGCCGCAGCGGTCGACGCGGACTGGATACCGGGCGCGAGCCGCTGGCTCGATGGCCACTACGCCGGGTCCGCCGACTCGTGGATGGCCTCCGATGAACTGCATCCGTCCGACATCGGCTACCGGCACATCGCCGAGCAGATGGATGCTGCGCTCGCGCAGCTGGATCCGCCGTTGTGA
- a CDS encoding ion channel, which produces MDEPARGDGEVVSTPPTGAEHHSSWRSGYWVVLVLLGISYVVCAVQQSTTPNAIALLFQLVTVAATLFVARVRPGLRRIGWIVIAAVGVAAVIAQVVGLTGQLVDVSLAFASLVAYFVAPFAIIAHQSRKTLVDGQTLLASIAAYVMVGMFFTFAYNLIVLWTATPLFGSAEDDSLSSLLFFSFTTLTTTGYGNLVPVGPLVQSVAIVEAITGQLFLVIAVARVVSGWRPPPREMAT; this is translated from the coding sequence ATGGACGAACCAGCTCGAGGGGACGGCGAGGTCGTCAGCACCCCTCCTACAGGCGCGGAGCACCACTCATCGTGGCGCTCCGGCTATTGGGTCGTCCTCGTACTGTTGGGGATCTCGTACGTGGTGTGTGCGGTGCAGCAGTCGACCACCCCCAATGCCATCGCGCTGCTCTTCCAGCTCGTCACGGTCGCCGCCACGCTGTTCGTCGCGCGCGTGCGGCCGGGGCTCCGGCGGATCGGCTGGATCGTCATCGCCGCTGTCGGCGTCGCCGCGGTGATCGCTCAGGTGGTCGGCCTCACGGGCCAGCTGGTGGACGTGTCGTTGGCTTTCGCCTCGCTGGTGGCGTACTTCGTCGCGCCGTTCGCGATCATCGCGCACCAGTCCCGAAAGACGCTCGTCGATGGCCAGACGCTTCTGGCGTCCATCGCCGCCTACGTGATGGTCGGCATGTTCTTCACCTTCGCCTACAACCTGATCGTGCTGTGGACCGCAACACCGCTCTTCGGTTCCGCAGAGGACGACTCACTCTCCAGCCTGCTCTTCTTCTCCTTCACGACGCTCACGACGACCGGCTACGGGAATCTGGTGCCGGTGGGGCCGCTGGTCCAGAGTGTGGCGATCGTCGAAGCGATCACCGGGCAGCTGTTTCTCGTGATCGCGGTGGCGCGGGTCGTCTCCGGCTGGCGGCCCCCGCCGCGCGAGATGGCGACGTGA
- a CDS encoding long-chain-fatty-acid--CoA ligase has protein sequence MSGNPYESRPWLRSYADDVPADIADPSQTLPEMMSASIKRFRRHTALEFFGATTTYEQLGEQIEKAAEGLRRLGVVKGDRVALVLPNCPQHVVAFYAALRLGAIVVEHNPLYTARELRHQFEDHGARVAVVWDKVVDTLADFPSDLKLAHIVSVDITAALPFAKRLLLRLPLPKARASRAKLTGTPKARHRLAWKKLLDHRRISRRVEGPVLDDIALLQYTSGTTGDPKGAILTHANLRANAMQGRAWVPGLIDGEETFYGVLPLFHAYGMTLCLTFAMSIGAKLVLFPTFDLGLVTDAARTSPPTFLPAVPPIYDQLARAASRGTIDLSTVRFAISGAMSLPVATVQRWEEATGGLLVEGYGMTESSPVALGNPMGRTRRPGTVGVPFPSTEIRVVDPDDPAMDKPVGERGELLLRGPQVFQGYWQRPADTAASLLADGWLRTGDIAEVAPDGFVTIVDRLKELIITGGFNVSPSEVEEALEAHPDVVGAAVVGMPRSSGGEEVAAAVILREGAELDSGALRDFCRTRLTAYKVPRRVTAVDDLPRSLIGKVLRRQVREQLLAME, from the coding sequence ATGTCCGGCAATCCGTATGAATCCCGCCCCTGGCTCCGGTCCTACGCAGACGATGTCCCCGCGGACATCGCAGATCCGTCTCAGACGTTGCCCGAGATGATGTCCGCGAGCATCAAGAGGTTCCGGCGTCACACGGCTCTCGAGTTCTTCGGCGCGACCACGACATACGAGCAGCTCGGTGAGCAGATCGAGAAAGCAGCGGAAGGACTTCGGCGGCTGGGAGTGGTCAAGGGCGATCGCGTCGCATTGGTGCTCCCGAACTGCCCGCAGCACGTGGTGGCCTTCTACGCGGCTCTGCGTCTCGGTGCGATCGTGGTCGAGCACAACCCGCTCTACACGGCTCGTGAGCTCCGACACCAGTTCGAAGATCATGGCGCCCGCGTGGCTGTCGTCTGGGACAAGGTCGTCGACACGCTCGCCGATTTCCCGTCCGATCTGAAGCTCGCGCACATCGTGAGCGTGGACATCACCGCAGCGTTGCCGTTCGCCAAACGTCTGCTGCTTCGCCTGCCGCTGCCCAAGGCCCGCGCATCGCGGGCGAAGCTGACCGGAACGCCGAAGGCCCGGCATCGGCTCGCGTGGAAGAAGCTGCTCGATCACCGCCGGATCTCGCGCCGCGTCGAGGGTCCTGTTCTCGATGACATCGCGCTGCTGCAGTACACCAGCGGGACGACAGGCGACCCGAAGGGTGCGATCCTCACCCACGCGAACCTCCGCGCCAACGCGATGCAGGGACGCGCCTGGGTTCCGGGTCTCATCGACGGCGAGGAGACCTTCTACGGGGTGCTGCCGCTGTTCCACGCCTATGGCATGACACTCTGCCTCACGTTCGCGATGAGCATCGGCGCGAAGCTGGTGCTGTTCCCGACGTTCGACCTCGGGCTGGTGACGGATGCGGCGCGCACGAGCCCGCCGACATTCCTCCCGGCGGTGCCGCCGATCTACGACCAGCTTGCCCGCGCGGCATCCCGCGGCACGATCGATCTCTCGACGGTCCGATTCGCGATCTCCGGGGCGATGAGCCTCCCGGTGGCCACCGTGCAGCGTTGGGAGGAGGCGACGGGTGGATTGCTCGTCGAGGGCTACGGCATGACCGAGAGCTCACCGGTCGCGCTGGGCAATCCGATGGGCAGGACCCGACGGCCGGGGACCGTCGGCGTGCCGTTCCCCAGCACCGAGATCCGGGTCGTCGACCCCGACGACCCCGCGATGGACAAGCCCGTCGGCGAGCGGGGCGAACTCCTCCTCCGCGGTCCGCAGGTGTTCCAGGGCTACTGGCAGCGGCCTGCCGACACCGCCGCCTCGCTCCTCGCCGACGGATGGCTCCGCACCGGCGACATCGCCGAGGTCGCGCCGGACGGCTTCGTGACGATCGTCGACCGGCTCAAAGAACTCATCATCACCGGGGGCTTCAACGTCTCTCCGAGTGAGGTCGAGGAAGCACTCGAGGCGCACCCCGACGTGGTGGGTGCGGCCGTTGTCGGCATGCCGCGTTCGAGCGGTGGCGAGGAGGTTGCGGCGGCGGTGATCCTCCGCGAAGGGGCAGAGCTCGATTCCGGCGCACTGCGCGACTTCTGTCGCACGCGGCTCACCGCGTACAAGGTGCCGCGGCGGGTCACCGCGGTCGATGACCTTCCGCGCTCGCTCATCGGCAAGGTGCTGCGTCGCCAGGTGCGGGAGCAACTGCTCGCCATGGAGTGA
- a CDS encoding YihY/virulence factor BrkB family protein yields the protein MSNSDSPAETSKNAGLFARVSGAIIAWALARRSVRAALLYTERRGPMLADSVTYRALFSVFAGVLLGFSVAALWLADNPAAWRAIIDAVQSVVPGLIGEDGVIKTSDLRQPASLSIAGIVSLIALVGAALGAIGSLRIAVRVIAGTVQDDILFVWVILRNLCLAIGIGLSFALAAAFTFVGQLGVTWVSGLVGLSAESDLVIWGVRVISLLIVFVLDTLLIGGMFLLLSGVRPAARSLWSGALLGAFGLVVLQQLSTLFVGGATSNPLLASFASLLALLIWLNFSAQVMLLACAYIVTADEERGDRVHQRFGAATFVQRRLQRAEVDVKIATAELRAAQRAASGEDKN from the coding sequence GTGAGCAACTCTGATTCGCCCGCCGAGACGTCGAAGAACGCGGGCCTGTTCGCGCGTGTGAGCGGCGCCATCATCGCCTGGGCTCTCGCCCGCCGGTCCGTGCGTGCCGCGCTGCTGTACACCGAGCGTCGCGGACCGATGCTGGCGGACAGCGTCACGTACCGGGCGCTGTTCAGCGTGTTCGCCGGAGTGCTGCTGGGCTTCTCCGTCGCTGCGCTCTGGCTCGCAGACAACCCGGCTGCGTGGCGGGCGATCATCGACGCGGTGCAGTCGGTGGTCCCCGGGCTCATCGGCGAAGACGGTGTGATCAAGACGTCCGACCTGCGTCAGCCGGCGTCGCTGTCGATCGCGGGCATCGTCTCTCTCATCGCACTCGTCGGCGCCGCACTCGGCGCGATCGGTTCGCTGCGCATCGCCGTGCGCGTGATCGCCGGAACCGTGCAGGACGACATCCTGTTCGTCTGGGTCATCCTCCGCAACCTCTGCCTCGCCATCGGAATCGGGCTCTCTTTCGCTCTCGCGGCGGCGTTCACGTTCGTCGGCCAACTCGGTGTCACGTGGGTCAGCGGACTCGTCGGGCTGTCCGCCGAATCAGATCTCGTGATCTGGGGCGTGCGAGTGATCTCCCTGCTGATCGTCTTCGTCCTCGACACGCTCCTGATCGGCGGCATGTTCCTGCTGCTCTCCGGGGTGCGCCCGGCGGCTCGCTCGCTCTGGAGCGGGGCGTTGCTCGGCGCATTCGGACTGGTGGTGCTACAGCAGTTGTCGACCCTTTTCGTCGGCGGCGCGACCAGCAATCCGCTTCTCGCCTCGTTCGCGTCGCTGCTCGCGTTGCTCATCTGGCTCAACTTCTCGGCTCAGGTGATGCTGCTGGCGTGCGCCTACATCGTCACTGCCGATGAGGAGCGGGGCGATCGGGTGCATCAGCGTTTCGGCGCTGCGACTTTCGTGCAGCGGCGACTGCAGCGTGCCGAGGTCGATGTCAAGATCGCGACGGCAGAGTTGCGTGCCGCTCAGCGAGCGGCCTCGGGTGAAGACAAGAACTGA
- the argS gene encoding arginine--tRNA ligase, whose protein sequence is MNPEKLAEAILAVLAPIAEERRPGEPFELAASDIVFERPRNRDHGDWASNIAMRLAKTFGTNPRELAQEIAAGLAHVDGVATAEVAGPGFINIRLDAAAAGALAKTIVDAGSAYGTNDSQAGRSINIEFVSANPTGPLHIGHTRWAALGDAIGRVLAASGATVAREFYVNDAGAQMERFAHSVVAAAKGDPTPEGGYAGSYIADLAARVIAARPDLLDLPAEEQVVVARELAYEYQLAEQQESLSKFNVHFDVWFSERTLHAKNAEGVTLVDQAVDRLREQGHVFDQDDAVWVRTTDFGDDKDRVIRRSNGEYTYFAADAAYYLNKGDRGFAHKIYLLGADHHGYVHRLKALAGAAGDDPEKDVEVLIGQLVSVGGARLSKRAGNIIEMDDLREWLGTDALRYSLERSPADSPLALDPELLQKRTNDNPVFYVQYAHARTHNVARNAADSGVDRSEFAPETLTHESEAALLGALQEFPRIVAFAAEVREPHRVARYLEELAGLYHRWYDNCRVIPQGDDPIESVHRTRLWLNDAAGQVFRNGLDLLGVSAPERM, encoded by the coding sequence ATGAACCCTGAAAAGCTCGCCGAAGCCATCCTCGCCGTCCTCGCTCCCATCGCCGAGGAACGTCGTCCCGGCGAGCCGTTCGAGCTGGCGGCGTCCGACATCGTGTTCGAGCGCCCTCGTAACCGCGACCACGGCGATTGGGCCTCCAACATCGCCATGCGTCTGGCGAAGACCTTCGGTACGAACCCGCGCGAACTCGCGCAGGAGATCGCCGCCGGGCTCGCCCACGTCGACGGCGTCGCCACCGCCGAGGTCGCCGGACCCGGGTTCATCAACATCCGTCTCGACGCCGCGGCCGCGGGTGCGCTCGCGAAGACCATCGTGGACGCCGGGTCCGCCTACGGCACGAACGACAGCCAGGCCGGCCGCAGCATCAACATCGAGTTCGTCAGCGCGAACCCGACCGGCCCGCTCCACATCGGCCACACCCGCTGGGCGGCGCTCGGTGACGCCATCGGCCGGGTGCTCGCGGCGTCGGGGGCGACGGTCGCCCGTGAGTTCTACGTCAACGACGCCGGTGCTCAGATGGAGCGGTTCGCGCACTCCGTGGTCGCTGCAGCGAAGGGCGATCCCACCCCCGAGGGCGGGTACGCCGGAAGCTACATCGCCGACCTCGCCGCTCGGGTCATCGCGGCCCGCCCCGACCTTCTCGATCTGCCCGCCGAGGAGCAGGTGGTCGTGGCCCGCGAGCTCGCCTACGAGTACCAGTTGGCCGAGCAGCAGGAGTCGCTGTCCAAGTTCAACGTGCACTTCGACGTCTGGTTCTCTGAGCGCACGCTGCACGCGAAGAACGCGGAGGGAGTCACCCTTGTCGACCAGGCCGTGGACCGCCTGCGCGAGCAGGGGCACGTGTTCGACCAGGACGATGCCGTGTGGGTCCGCACGACCGATTTCGGCGACGACAAAGACCGTGTCATCCGCCGCTCCAACGGCGAGTACACGTACTTCGCGGCCGACGCCGCCTACTACCTGAACAAGGGTGACCGCGGCTTCGCGCACAAGATCTACCTGCTGGGTGCGGATCACCACGGGTACGTTCACCGTCTCAAGGCCCTCGCGGGTGCGGCGGGTGACGATCCCGAGAAGGATGTCGAGGTGCTGATCGGTCAGCTGGTCTCCGTCGGCGGAGCCCGCCTCAGCAAACGCGCGGGCAACATCATCGAGATGGACGACCTGCGCGAGTGGCTGGGCACCGACGCGCTCCGTTACTCGCTCGAGCGCTCGCCCGCCGACTCGCCCCTCGCCCTCGACCCGGAACTGCTGCAGAAGCGCACCAACGACAACCCCGTCTTCTATGTGCAATACGCCCACGCCCGCACGCACAACGTCGCTCGCAATGCCGCAGACTCCGGAGTCGACCGTTCGGAGTTCGCGCCCGAGACCCTGACGCACGAATCCGAAGCCGCCCTGCTCGGCGCGCTGCAGGAGTTCCCGCGCATCGTCGCGTTCGCCGCGGAGGTGCGTGAGCCCCACCGTGTGGCCCGCTATCTCGAAGAGCTCGCCGGGCTCTACCACCGCTGGTACGACAACTGCCGGGTCATCCCGCAGGGCGACGACCCGATCGAGAGCGTGCACCGCACTCGCCTCTGGCTGAACGACGCCGCAGGACAGGTGTTCCGCAACGGCCTCGACCTGCTGGGAGTCTCCGCGCCCGAGCGCATGTGA
- a CDS encoding DUF2993 domain-containing protein, translated as MSDDNHTLPYPDAPREHPTLVIPGSAAGDAADVEKSRKRPRWPWVLLVVVVVLALLVVAAELVARAMLPGIVRSVVIEQLDLPADQELDVDAEGILFPQLIAGRLDTLDLSTDAVTLEGITGAADVTATGVPLRGGDLGGATGTIRIDQDEFTTLLAGTELPVDSVAFEAPNATLGGSFTVFGAAVPISVTLTPGAVEGDLELTPVGVTVGGLDLDLDQVGSTLGAIGEGLTEPQRVCIADQLPAGLTLTGLEIVGSEAVIDIDVDGAIATDQTLLEKGVCPR; from the coding sequence ATGAGCGACGACAACCACACACTGCCGTACCCGGATGCCCCGCGCGAGCATCCGACGCTCGTCATCCCCGGCTCCGCGGCCGGTGACGCGGCGGATGTCGAGAAGTCGCGGAAGCGACCGCGCTGGCCGTGGGTGCTGCTCGTCGTCGTGGTGGTTCTGGCGCTGCTCGTCGTCGCCGCAGAACTCGTCGCACGCGCGATGCTCCCGGGAATCGTGCGATCCGTGGTCATCGAGCAACTCGATCTTCCTGCCGATCAGGAGCTCGACGTCGACGCGGAGGGGATTCTGTTTCCGCAGCTCATCGCGGGGCGGCTGGACACACTCGACTTGTCGACGGACGCCGTCACGCTCGAGGGCATCACCGGCGCCGCCGACGTCACGGCGACCGGCGTACCGCTGCGCGGGGGCGACCTCGGCGGCGCGACCGGAACGATCCGCATCGACCAGGACGAGTTCACGACATTGCTCGCCGGCACCGAACTCCCCGTCGACTCCGTGGCGTTCGAGGCACCGAACGCCACACTGGGAGGGTCGTTCACCGTGTTCGGCGCCGCCGTTCCGATCTCGGTCACTCTGACGCCGGGTGCCGTGGAAGGCGATCTGGAGCTCACCCCCGTGGGAGTCACCGTGGGCGGGCTGGATCTCGACCTGGATCAGGTGGGCTCCACGCTCGGCGCCATCGGTGAAGGCCTCACCGAACCGCAGCGCGTGTGCATCGCGGATCAGCTGCCGGCCGGACTCACACTCACCGGGCTCGAGATCGTCGGCAGCGAAGCCGTGATCGACATCGACGTCGACGGCGCCATCGCGACCGATCAGACTCTGTTGGAGAAGGGCGTCTGCCCGCGCTGA